A stretch of the Papaver somniferum cultivar HN1 chromosome 6, ASM357369v1, whole genome shotgun sequence genome encodes the following:
- the LOC113290847 gene encoding uncharacterized protein LOC113290847 has product MNSNSNDADLSMFIPDDVIEDCLNEWRFSLIGRLDLVKLTMETVEASLRKHWDVKGIIQLIPLGKGFFIIKLDNEDDRNMIWKGHWIVESQDSKLRAWEPNFNPENQKITSAFVWVMFPGLSIEYWKEDIILKMGNKVGRDIRVDETTLKRESGFYASVLVEVDITKPNPSKINIESKYGKFEQSIQIPKLPKFCIHCSVIGHHVAECRNKTEELQELFETQNSALSVQQILELRLPNMNKKIIHNTSATSKGNLWLLWNISIKEPMVISNTKQAITVDVVGHLVTGVHASNFTIHRRVLWEELSVISTFNKPWMIIGDYNAVLSMEEKKGGRNPLTTAMLEFNKYIQNCELMQAPKTRLEYSWCNNRSGKKRIVCNLDRDFYNVQWLSSFPIWGYKVRTRGTSDHNSIFGTNATIPKPANVPFRALKVWMSHEDFRSPQIEVRGNSGFIFLTKLKHIKVILKKWNWDVFRDVNKRLKKADEEVLKQSLISDQSPHNIALLNNLVTARGVQELLTQQKQEIERQKARVKWLKFGAANTKFFHVNMKIRQVHNAIVELEKDDGELNEDNKKLETIPSAAEIKQAVFDLDPDSSPGPDGFGGWFYRMAWEIISEDFIKAIQYCREKEFIPAATELPVIDHQGDRRIWSATSSGKFFVSSSYNCIRKKIQPVNWAKTVWHKSVFPNVSGNVWKILRKVVPTDETMKQKKFQIASRCPFCNKEEENTEHILWFCEFSELTWSWLGAIRTPVLVRGIPSLAFEETELAGKNLHSVCMIP; this is encoded by the exons ATGAATTCTAATTCGAATGATGCTGATTTATCTATGTTCATCCCTGATGACGTTATAGAAGATTGTTTGAATGAATGGAGATTCAGTCTGATCGGAAGATTAGATTTGGTCAAATTGACGATGGAAACAGTTGAAGCATCTTTGAGGAAGCATTGGGATGTTAAAGGTATTATTCAACTTATCCCTTTAGGCAAAGGTTTCTTTATAATAAAATTAGATAATGAAGATGATAGAAACATGATTTGGAAGGGTCATTGGATTGTTGAATCTCAAGATTCAAAATTAAGAGCTTGGGAACCAAATTTTAATCCAGAAAACCAGAAAATTACTTCAGCTTTTGTTTGGGTTATGTTTCCTGGTCTTAGTATTGAGTATTGGAAGGAGGATATCATCTTAAAGATGGGAAACAAAGTTGGAAGAGACATAAGAGTGGATGAAACAACATTGAAAAGAGAAAGTGGGTTTTATGCAAGTGTATTAGTTGAAGTGGATATTACAAAACCAAATCCAAGCAAAATCAATATAGAATCAAAGTATGGAAAATTTGAGCAATCAATACAAATACCTAAGCTACCAAAGTTTTGTATCCATTGTTCAGTTATTGGTCACCATGTTGCAGAATGCAGAA ATAAGACTGAGGAACTTCAAGAACTTTTTGAAACTCAAAATTCAGCTTTATCAGTGCAACAAATTCTTGAG TTAAGATTGCCTAATATGAATAAGAAGATAATTCATAATACTTCTGCAACAAGCAAAGGAAACCTTTGGTTATTATGGAACATTTCAATTAAGGAACCAATGGTGATTTCTAATACAAAACAAGCAATAACTGTGGATGTGGTAGGACATCTTGTAACTGGTGTTCATGCTAGTAACTTTACTATTCATAGAAGGGTCTTATGGGAAGAGTTATCTGTGATATCTACCTTCAACAAGCCTTGGATGATAATTGGAGACTATAATGCAGTCTTATCAATGGAGGAGAAAAAAGGAGGTAGAAATCCTTTAACTACTGCAATGTTAGAGTTCAATAAGTACATTCAGAATTGTGAATTGATGCAAGCTCCAAAAACAAGATTAGAATATTCTTGGTGCAATAATAGATCAGGGAAGAAGAGAATAGTGTGTAACCTGGATAGAGATTTTTATAATGTTCAATGGTTAAGTTCTTTTCCTATTTGGGGATATAAAGTTCGAACAAGAGGTACTTCagatcataattctatttttggAACAAATGCTACAATTCCAAAACCAGCAAATGTTCCTTTTAGAGCTTTAAAAGTATGGATGTCTCATGAAGATTTTAGAAGCCCGCAAATAGAAGTGAGAGGTAATTCAGGTTTTATCTTTTTAACTAAACTGAAGCATATCAAAGTAATATTAAAAAAGTGGAATTGGGATGTTTTTAGGGATGTGAATAAAAGATTGAAGAAAGCTGATGAAGAAGTTTTGAAACAATCTCTTATCTCAGATCAGTCTCCTCATAATATAGCTCTTCTGAATAATTTAGTTACTGCTAGAGGAGTTCAAGAATTATTAACTCAGCAAAAACAAGAGATAGAAAGACAGAAAGCTAGAGTGAAGTGGCTTAAGTTTGGTGCTGCCAACACAAAATTcttccatgtaaatatgaaaataAGGCAAGTGCATAATGCAATTGTGGAGCTGGAAAAAGATGATGGTGAGCTG AATGAAGACAATAAAAAACTTGAAACTATTCCTTCTGCAGCAGAAATAAAACAAGCAGTTTTTGATCTGGATCCAGATAgctctcctggtccagatggctttGGTGGCTGGTTCTATAGAATGGCTTGGGAAATCATAAGTGAAGACTTTATTAAGGCTATACAGTACTGTCGGGAAAAAGAATTCATTCCAGCAG CTACTGAACTACCAGTTATTGATCATCAAGGTGACAGGAGGATATGGAGTGCAACTTCATCTGGTAAATTCTTTGTATCTTCTTCTTATAATtgtataagaaaaaaaattcaaccaGTGAATTGGGCAAAAACAGTTTGGCACAAAAGTGTATTTCCAAATGTATCTGGTAATGTATGGAAGATATTGAGGAAAGTTGTTCCAACAGATGAAACAATGAAGCAGAAGAAATTTCAGATAGCATCAAGATGTCCTTTCTGCAACAAAGAAGAGGAAAATACAGAACATATACTCTGGTTCTGTGAATTTAGTGAACTTACTTGGAGCTGGCTTGGag ctattcgcacccctgtacTGGTTAGGGGCATTCCATCCCTTGCTTTTGAAGAGacagaattggcgggaaaaaatttgCACTCCGTCTGCATGATTCCGTAG